Genomic DNA from Alkalihalobacterium alkalinitrilicum:
ACCCCTCCTAATAGAATACTTACTTTCCACTATAAGGGAATATAGAATTAGTAACAAGAAAAGAAAATCGTAGTTTACTGGTCATTTCTAACAATATGTCACAAAGTTTCCTTTATTTATTTTTGTTATGACAAATCTTATAACTTTTTTCATTATAATTATTGCTTTTATGCTATTATTTTCTAAAAAGTGTCGAAAAATTTCACCAAATCACCTCCCTTCTTTTTACATTTTTTGTTATTATTTTTATTTATAATTTTTATAACTTTTAAATCTATTAAGAGTTGATGTAAAATCAAAGATAACCATAAAGAAGTCGAATATTCACTTGAAAAGGAGTTTATGGTAACCGAATAATAAGACCATGCATGCCTTGCACTAGCTAATCCTGGTGCAAGGCATCTGTTTCGTATTACAATGAGAGATATATTGTGTTACTTTTTCTCTTATTATGTTTTTAAACCTAGTATTCCTCTTAATTTTACAATAATAGTACTTTTAATTCATTGACTACAACAAAATTAAGGTGTTATATTCAATTTGTGGAATAATTCCAAAAAAACAGATCAAAAGGGCTGATAGAAATGGATGATAATAATCAAGACATCTTAGAATATCTTTCTTCAGCAGATGATATTAAACAAACGATAATTAGTTTAAATCCTGCCACTGCTCTAGCACGAACAGCACTAGAATATGTCATAAACAATAATATGACTGATGTACTAGACCACTTAATAGAGAATTTATCAGCTTCTGAAAATGAAGAAAGTCAGATCTGGGCAGAAGTTTATCGAATTGATCGCGAAGTCGTAAAAGGTCAGTTAAGTTTAATAGAGGCAACTAGTACATTAACATACATACAAACGAACTCCAAAGAAATCAATGCTTTGAGAAAAGTCCTTCAATTATATAATTACTATGACTTAAAAAGTTTCGAAATGATTTCTAGTATGAGTGAGTTAGTACGTGCCGAAATTGAGCATTTAGAAGATGGCTATATGAAAAATTCTTTACTAACAAGATTTGGGTTAATTATGCAGTCAGTTTATGTACACTTAAATCAGTTAGAATTATCAAGAAACTACGGAAACTTTATTTGCAAAAATGAAGTTAATGAACTTGCTATAGGAATAGCTTTTAAGAATTTAGGCAACTCTTTTATTCAATCTAATTTAGATTTTGCTGTTGCCGCTTTTAACAAATCAAAAGAAGTATTTAAAAAATTAGGCCACCATGTTGAACTAACCAATGCACAGAGTAGCCTTAATTTTGCCTATTGTTTCTGGAACAGACCTGAAAAGTATAGTAGAACATCACCTTACAGCGCTCTTGAAGAAAAACAGGGATACGCTTTTTACTTAATCAAAACTAAGAACTTTGAAGAAGCAAAAAAGCTCTTAGATGAAGTAAAACCAAAAATTACAAATAATTTCCAACTAGGCTTCCATTACTATTACAGAGGAATATTAGAAAATAATGAAGATCGATTTTATGAGTCAGTTACACACTTTAAAAAAGCAGGTGATTACTACTATAGAAATTTACCTCTAATCGAGTTAAAAAAACTCGGGGTAAATAACGCAGTACTCGATGCTTTGCGTGTATAACTATAAATATTTCAAAGATAAGGAGAAATTATTGATGAAAAAGTTTCTTTGTGGATTGTTATTAATCTCTGCTTTAGTAATTAGTTCACCATTTGCAGAAACAGCTGACCCTAATGGGAGTCCAAGAATTCAAAGCACACCAATCGAATTAGCTGATCCTAATGGAAGTCCAAGAATTCAAAGTGGAGACCTAATATAAAAAACAGTGGGAAAATCCCACTGTTTTTTATTTTACCTTAAACATATGCATTGAAATTATCGTATAACAATTAAAGAACTTCACAGACTACGCACCGAGTTACTTTAACTCGAAACGTTTCAATCTTATTCTTTGACCTCATACAAATGTTCAGATAACGTTTTTTTAATTTCATTAGGTATGGGTTCTGGTTTTTGCGTTTCAAAGTTAAAATTCACATACGTAGAGTTCCCTTTTGCACAAACTATCCCATCTTGATGAATCTCTTCGTACACTTCAAAACTTGAATTTCCAACTCTTGCAATCCACGTATGAACAGTCACTGGACGTCCGTAGTAAATTTGACTTACATAATCAACATTCATTTTTATGATGACACATCGCCAATTCGAAAACGATAAATCAGGTGTAAACAAGCGAAAGATCTCATCTCTTCCTGACTCAAACCAAATAGGTATTGTTGTATTATTAATATGGCCCGCGCCGTCTGTTTCTGAGACGCGTGGTTCTATAATTTTATGAAACATTTAAAACACCTCGTCCGTCTAATCTCTTTTACCCTATAACGTTTTTCCCTCATAGGCTGAAGAATAAATTTGATAAATATCTTCCCACTGTAACTCAACTGGACTTCGTGCTAGCAGTCTTGTTTGTTTTACTGCATCATCGGATAACATTTTAATATGTTGTTTTTCAATACCATAATCTTTCAAACTCGTTGGTAAATTGAGATTTTGGTTGAGCTTGAAAAGAGTATTGACACAGTCCTTAGACATTTGCTCAACGCTTCCTATTTGTTGAACTTGTTGATTTAATTTTAAATTAACTTCGGCTAACTTATCTTGGCATCCACCCCGAATGTAATCCATAACATAAGGAAGTAGGACAGCATTTGACTCACCATGCGGTAACTTAAACCTATTGCCTAGAGGATACGCAAGTGCGTGAACACCACCAACTCCAGCATTATAGAAGGCCAGTCCTGCCATATAACTTGCCGTACTCATTTGTTCTCTAGCTTCTTCATTATTCCCGTTTGAATAAGCAATTTCCAATGACTTTCCTACGAGTTCAATTGCCTTTACTGCGATACCATCAGTTACATCGTTTGCATTCACTGAAATATAAGCTTCAATTGCATGAGTTAAAGCATCAATACCAGTAGCTGCGGTTATTCTTGGAGGTACTGACATCGTCAACAATGGATCAACAATAGCAATATCAGATAACAAGTACGGATGTGTTACGACATCTTTTGTGCCATCTAAAGAGAGAACAGCAATATCTGTCACTTCTGAACCTGTTCCAGAAGTCGTTGGAATCATAATCTTCGGCAAACCCTTCTGCATGATCTGTTTTGACCCCGTTAAATTTAAGTAATCCTTCACATCACCGTCATTTTTTGCAAGGACTGCACCTAATTTTGCTAAATCGAGAGCGCTTCCACCACCAACACCAATAACCAAATCAAACTTTCCATTTCTTATATGTTGAACTAGTTTCTCAGCCGTATGGAGGGGTGGTTCTGGAACAACATCCGTATAAAGTTCAATCGAGTAGGCAGACATAATCGATTTTAATGCTTTTGAACAAATTCCAAGGTCGACTAGGTTCTTTTCCGTAATTACAATAATTCTACTAACTTTAAGTTTCTTTACCTCATTATAAAGATTATCAATAGCTCCTAAACCGACATAGCTAAGTTCAGGAAAAATTAGCTTTGATTGCATCCGTTCGTTCCTCCTAACCTACTCTAAAATAGTAAGTAATACACTCATTCTCGCTTCCATTTTAAAAATCCTCCTTAACCTATAAAAAACTTCTTTCATTTCATGATTAAAAATACGTCCGTCACCTACCAAAATTATGGATTTACAAAACAGCAAAAAAACATCCGTTATCGCATTGAAGCTAATAATTGATGTTTTTTATACATTTCACTACGTATGGAGAAACAAAACTACGACAACTATGTTCAGTTATGATTGAATAAATAAAAAGCTATCTCATATAATCACTAAGTGCATCTTTTGAGACTGTCTTATTGGGAGTATTCATTGGTTTTCTATTTTGTATTCCCTTTTATATTCACAGTAGAGCAAGTACCATTGCAACCCCCGTGTTCTTTCAAGAGCTAGATTTGCATAGTGAGTTGCGGCAGGTTGATCGCCCTTCTTATTTTGTAATTCAGCTTGCAACGAATATTTTACCCAACCTTCTTTTAACTTGTCGATTTCGATAGCAGCTTTTTCTAACGAACCTGTTTCCATTTCAACACCTATTTTATAATACTCTTTTATTTTTTCAGGTTTTATTCCTTCAAGAGATTCTTTTGCAGCTATGTAATTCTGATTATAAAAATGCAGGATAGTCTGATACAGTGCACGATGATGCTCTGCCTTATTTTTTTCTAGCAATTCAGTAATCGTATCCTTTACATCTTCGTCAAGCTTGTTTGCTAACGCAAAAAATAAATAAACTTGAGGATTTTGTTTGTTTTTTAATATAAACCTCTCAACCCTTTTTTCATTTTTAGATACATAGGCTGGTAAAAGATGCGGAATATATAATACTATAAACAATATAACTAGTATAATGATGAAATAGATAATGATAGGGTTTAATCGTAAAGCTGATAGTAAAACGGTTAGAATTATTCCTAAAACAAATGCAATGATAATTTTTTTAATCATGCAAATTTCCTCTTCCACTTTTAATAGTCTAATACCTGATTATCAATTGGTCCCATGGTCACCTAATTTATTTTCTCTTTGTTTTGAAAAAAGACTGCCTCATTTTTACTGAGTCAGCCTCTTTTTCCTGTATCTAAAATAAGTTGAGATACTTTATTATGCTTTAATTTTATTTAATGTTGTCGTAAGAATTGGCACGATTTGTTTTTTACGTGAGACTACACCTTTTAACGTTGCTGTATTATTCGTTAATTTAACGTTGAAGGCTTGCTCTACAGCATCTGTAGCTTCACCAATTGCTACACCGACCGAGTCGTTATTTAAAATATCTGTTACGACAAACAGGAATAAATCTAACTTTTTGTCAGCTACTACTTGTTTCAAAGCTGCTTCTAGTTCATCTTGGCGAGCTAGTACGTCATTCGTATCGACTACATTGACTTGAGCTATTTCAACTTTCTTAGAGCCCATATCGAACTCTTTTGCATCTAAAGAAATCAGTTCAGCGATTGTTTTTCCACTTAAATCTGCACCCGCTTTTAACATCTCTAAACCGTAACTTTCTAATTCCACCCCAGCAATTGTAGCTAATTCACGTGCTGCAGCAACATCTTGCTCTGTGCATGTCGGTGATTTTAACAATAGCGTGTCTGAAATAATTGCAGACAACATTAATCCAGCCATTTCTTTCGTTACTTCTACTCCGTGTTCTTTATGTAATTTATTTAAAATTGTTGTTGTACATCCAACTGGCTCTGCACGATAATACAAAGGATCACTTGTTTCAAAATTAGCAATTCGATGATGATCAATAACTTCTAATACTCGTACTTCATTAATATCATCTGCACTTTGTTGACGCTCATTATGATCCACTAAGATAACACTTTCTACCTCTTTTGAAACATTTTCGACTAAACGAGGGACCGCTACTTGAAAATGGTCTAACACATATTGTGTTTCACCATTCAGTTGACCTAAACGAATAGGCTCAGCGTTCATTCCAAGTTTATTTTTTAAATTAGCGTAAACAATAGCAGAACAAATCGAATCAGTATCTGGATTCTTATGTCCCAAAACAAAAACTTTCTCCATTTTTACTCCTCCTAGCCGTTAGTAGAAATTGATGGAAATCAACTTTAATATATATCTTTATGATTACCCAAATTATAGTTTATCATATACTTGCTATCTTTCACTCACAAATTTTAAATAAACATATATGGGTTTTACCATTTTTTTATACTTGCCTCCATTTTAATAATTACAATAGTCCCCTTGTCGTTTTTTAGAGGAACATGAAGAATTCCGTCTTATTTTGTAGTATTTTTATATGATCAAAAGATAATTCTATGTTCTTCTTCATAATAGGTCAATTTACCACGATATCCATGAGTATCGTTTTTTTATAATTTACTAGCTTGTGATTAAATAGTATAAGGTATGGATTTTTTCCTTATCAATGACATAGAAACCAAAGGAAGTGTACGATTTGGATAGTAGTGATAGGTCGATTTTTAAAATTTCTGTAGGGATAGCTGCCATTTTTGTATTAATTGGTGTGCTTATACCTAACCAACTAAATACCGCAATGGGAGTAGCTCAAAGCTTTGTACTTGAATCCTTCGGGTGGTTCTACCAGTTAGTAGCCACGTTTTTCCTTGGCTTCACGATTTATATGATCTTTAGTAAATACGGAAAAATCAAGTTAGGAAAGCCAGATTCAAAACCAGAATACAGTCGTCCAACTTGGTTTGCAATGTTATTTTCAGCGGGTATGGGAATTGGACTCTTATTCTACGGAGTTTCAGAACCTATTGCCCACTTTACAAACCCGCCATTCGGTGACGGAAGTACAGAACAATCAGCTATTTTAGGTATGCGATACACATGGCTTCACTGGGGCTTACATGCATGGGCTATTTATGCCATTGTAGCGTTAGCACTTGCTTATCAAAAATTTAACAAAGGTGCACCTGGATTAATGAGTGCCACTCTTTACCCTGTGCTTGGTGAAAAGGTGAAAGGTCCGATCGGTCAAACGGTTGATGTCGTAGCCGTTTTTGCAACATTGTTTGGGGTAGCTGCCTCGCTTGGATTAGGCTCACAACAAATCAATGCTGGCTTAGAATACTTAATTGGTATTCCTAACAACTTCATGGTTCAAATGGTGATTATGGGGATCATCACTGTTCTTTTCATCATCTCAGCAAACACAGGAATTTCACGTGGAATTAAATATTTAAGTAACGCAAATATGTCGATTGCCACGCTATTATTTTTTGCCATGTTAATTCTGGGTCCTACTTTGTTCTTACTTAATATGTTTACTACAAGCTTAGGAGCATACATCCAAAATGTTGCTCTAATGGGATTACGTATTTCTCCATTTGATGCGAATGAAGCAGCATGGACTCAAGGCTGGACGATTTTCTATTGGGCTTGGTGGATTTCATGGACACCGTTTGTCGGTATGTTCATTGCTCGTGTATCAAAAGGGAGAACCATCCGTGAGTTTACAATAGCCGTACTTCTTGTCCCATCTCTCGTATGTGGTCTATGGTTTACTGTCTTTGGCGGAACTGGAATATACTTAGAACTTGTTCAAGGATTAAATGTTTCTAGCCAAGGTCTTGAAACGGCTTTATTCTATGTATATCAACAATTAACATTTGGAATTTTACTTTCAATCTTAACTGTCGCATTAATTACTACGTTTTTCGTTACTTCCGCTGACTCTGCTACTTTCGTCTTAGGGATGCTAACGACAGGAGGAAAGTTAAACCCTTCAAGTCGTGTCAAAGTAACGTGGGGAATTATTTTAGTTTCTGCTACACTTGTATTAATGGCATCTGGTGGTTTAGCTGGATTGCAGACAGCAATTATCGTAAGTGCCCTTCCGTTAACTTTTATTGTTTTGGTCATGTGTTATGGTTTAATTAAAGCACTTAATCAAGAACTTAATGATGATCAGTTAGTTAAACAAAAGAAAAAAGAGAAGCTGTTTTCTAAAAAGACAGCAAGTTAGTAAGTTTAGAGACTCAACCCAAATTTTGGGTTGAGTCTCTTTTGTCATATAATAAATAAACGATTAACCTATATAATCAATTAAAGAGGTGAAATAATGAAAAACAATCCAACTAATACAATTTTTGATTTACATACTCATCACGAGCGTTGTGGACATGCGAAAGGAAAAATAGAAGATTATATTGAATCCGCCATTACAAATGGCTTACATGTGATTGGAATTGCAGATCATGCTCCTTACTTCCATATGAAAGAAGATCACCCTAGCCCAGGTATTACAATGGCCAAAAGTGATTTTTCCAATTATGTAAATGAAGTTTTAACTTTAAAAGAAAAATACCAAGACAAAATTCAAGTATTACTAGGGGTAGAGGCTGATTTTTTCCCTGGAGAAATGGACCATTATGAAAAACAACTTAAAAAGTATCCATTTGATTATATTATCGGCTCCGTTCATTTTGTAGAGAGCTTAAGTATTTTTAAAAAAGGACGCTGGGAAGGATTAACCAAGGAACAAAAACAAAAAACAAAAGAGGAATATTACCGACTCATTGAATTATCGGCTCGCAGTGGAATGTTTCAAGTCCTCGGACATATTGATGCCATGAAAGGCTTTTATCCTGAGTTTTCACAGATTGAAACGGATGTAATCGAAAAAACCCTTCCCATTATTGCAGAACATGGCCTAGCTATTGAAATTAATACCTCTGGAAAAACAAAAGATTCTGGTGGCTGGTATCCATCTGATGAAATATTAGAAAGAGCCCTTTACTACAACTTGTCGGTTACTTTCGGTTCTGATGCTCACGTACCTGATCGTGTAGGCGATGAATTCAATCTTGTACAACAACACTTAAAGGAAATTGGCTTCAAAGAATGGGTATACTTCGATGACAAAAAGAGAATTAGTGTACAATTAGGTAGCAAGGCATAATAAAACGTGTGAAAAGTATGGATTATATGTCAGTTTGCTTTCTCAAAAACAATGCCCGATACCTATACTCTACGGTATAGGTATTGGGCTCTTTTACGCAAAAAACATTAACTAGCTTTGTCTTCTTCGGATGTAGTTTCCTCTTCTTTGTTTGACTTAGGTTTAAACAAGCTTGTTTTTTCAATTAAAAAGTATAAAACGACCCCTGCAATTAAACCATATGTCGCACCATGTATAGCTAGCACAACAGCCATAATACCTGCTACACCACGTTCTGTAGTCGTATGAACTTGTTCTACACCGACACTAATACATACGTATGCTGTAATAATTAATGTCAATGATAAAGCAATCGGTAAAACTGGCTGGAACAAGCTTACCAACGGTAAAATAAATAGAGCAATAAATCCAGCAATCCAAAATGTCCCCATTCCACTATGAATGGAATCCATTGCTTTACGTCCGTGCATATAACGTTCAACCATTGTTGCTTGAACAGGTGTCCACATCGGTCCAGCTAACCCTGGATACGGCGCAAAGAATGCATGAATGAAGTTTCGAATAGCTGTCACAAGATGAACTCTATTAACATTTGTATCGATTAATTCGTCTTTACGAATATGATCCGCACGTTGTAAGAGTGTTTTCCCGACAATAATATCACCAAAAGCAATAATATAAGCAATAACCGCTGTTGGAACTGCCATTAAAAAGATATCGATACCTGGAAAACCAACGGCAAAAGGAAGATAGCTCCACATTTCTACAAATGCTGGTTGTGTAATTCCCCACTCTACATTTGCCAACGGATATTCACTTACAATCCAACCAATGACCATTGCAATTATCATTGCAGGAACTAGTCCAAAGTCGGCAATCGATTTAGCCAACTTGTTTTTTTCTACTAATTTTTTAAATGACAATGAAAATAAGATATAGAAAGCAACTAAACTCCCAATGATAAGTGAAATCGGTGTATTCATTAAACGTCCACCATGTTGAATTTCTCCCATTAAAGCAGCAAGACCTGCCCCAATCAAAATTCCTGCTTTTAATGAATTCGGAACCAGTTCGACTAACTTGCCCCCTAATTTCGTAATTCCCATTATAAAAAAGATAGCAAATACAATAAACTGTAGTGCAAACAATGCTTGAATTGCTTCTGGTCCAGGTTCAAAATTCCCTAAAAATAACAAGACTACAGGAATCGCAGGGGTAATCCAACCTGGTACCATTGCTACCCCTAATAATGTAGGAAGCATAAAGCCAATACCCCCAACAACGACATAAGCTAACGCTACTTGATAAGGTAACCCAAGATATTCTGTCAATAATGGAATCATTCCAAGACTAACAACAAACATGATAAGTGCTTGAATAAATTCGGCTTTCTCCCATCGGTAATGAACAAACGGTAACCTGACTTTAAATGGTCCAACTGGCCAATATG
This window encodes:
- a CDS encoding glycine betaine uptake BCCT transporter, translated to MDSSDRSIFKISVGIAAIFVLIGVLIPNQLNTAMGVAQSFVLESFGWFYQLVATFFLGFTIYMIFSKYGKIKLGKPDSKPEYSRPTWFAMLFSAGMGIGLLFYGVSEPIAHFTNPPFGDGSTEQSAILGMRYTWLHWGLHAWAIYAIVALALAYQKFNKGAPGLMSATLYPVLGEKVKGPIGQTVDVVAVFATLFGVAASLGLGSQQINAGLEYLIGIPNNFMVQMVIMGIITVLFIISANTGISRGIKYLSNANMSIATLLFFAMLILGPTLFLLNMFTTSLGAYIQNVALMGLRISPFDANEAAWTQGWTIFYWAWWISWTPFVGMFIARVSKGRTIREFTIAVLLVPSLVCGLWFTVFGGTGIYLELVQGLNVSSQGLETALFYVYQQLTFGILLSILTVALITTFFVTSADSATFVLGMLTTGGKLNPSSRVKVTWGIILVSATLVLMASGGLAGLQTAIIVSALPLTFIVLVMCYGLIKALNQELNDDQLVKQKKKEKLFSKKTAS
- a CDS encoding manganese-dependent inorganic pyrophosphatase — encoded protein: MEKVFVLGHKNPDTDSICSAIVYANLKNKLGMNAEPIRLGQLNGETQYVLDHFQVAVPRLVENVSKEVESVILVDHNERQQSADDINEVRVLEVIDHHRIANFETSDPLYYRAEPVGCTTTILNKLHKEHGVEVTKEMAGLMLSAIISDTLLLKSPTCTEQDVAAARELATIAGVELESYGLEMLKAGADLSGKTIAELISLDAKEFDMGSKKVEIAQVNVVDTNDVLARQDELEAALKQVVADKKLDLFLFVVTDILNNDSVGVAIGEATDAVEQAFNVKLTNNTATLKGVVSRKKQIVPILTTTLNKIKA
- a CDS encoding iron-containing alcohol dehydrogenase, whose protein sequence is MQSKLIFPELSYVGLGAIDNLYNEVKKLKVSRIIVITEKNLVDLGICSKALKSIMSAYSIELYTDVVPEPPLHTAEKLVQHIRNGKFDLVIGVGGGSALDLAKLGAVLAKNDGDVKDYLNLTGSKQIMQKGLPKIMIPTTSGTGSEVTDIAVLSLDGTKDVVTHPYLLSDIAIVDPLLTMSVPPRITAATGIDALTHAIEAYISVNANDVTDGIAVKAIELVGKSLEIAYSNGNNEEAREQMSTASYMAGLAFYNAGVGGVHALAYPLGNRFKLPHGESNAVLLPYVMDYIRGGCQDKLAEVNLKLNQQVQQIGSVEQMSKDCVNTLFKLNQNLNLPTSLKDYGIEKQHIKMLSDDAVKQTRLLARSPVELQWEDIYQIYSSAYEGKTL
- a CDS encoding solute carrier family 23 protein, with protein sequence MPIYERKEGQEHPYWPVGPFKVRLPFVHYRWEKAEFIQALIMFVVSLGMIPLLTEYLGLPYQVALAYVVVGGIGFMLPTLLGVAMVPGWITPAIPVVLLFLGNFEPGPEAIQALFALQFIVFAIFFIMGITKLGGKLVELVPNSLKAGILIGAGLAALMGEIQHGGRLMNTPISLIIGSLVAFYILFSLSFKKLVEKNKLAKSIADFGLVPAMIIAMVIGWIVSEYPLANVEWGITQPAFVEMWSYLPFAVGFPGIDIFLMAVPTAVIAYIIAFGDIIVGKTLLQRADHIRKDELIDTNVNRVHLVTAIRNFIHAFFAPYPGLAGPMWTPVQATMVERYMHGRKAMDSIHSGMGTFWIAGFIALFILPLVSLFQPVLPIALSLTLIITAYVCISVGVEQVHTTTERGVAGIMAVVLAIHGATYGLIAGVVLYFLIEKTSLFKPKSNKEEETTSEEDKAS
- a CDS encoding histidinol-phosphatase; translation: MKNNPTNTIFDLHTHHERCGHAKGKIEDYIESAITNGLHVIGIADHAPYFHMKEDHPSPGITMAKSDFSNYVNEVLTLKEKYQDKIQVLLGVEADFFPGEMDHYEKQLKKYPFDYIIGSVHFVESLSIFKKGRWEGLTKEQKQKTKEEYYRLIELSARSGMFQVLGHIDAMKGFYPEFSQIETDVIEKTLPIIAEHGLAIEINTSGKTKDSGGWYPSDEILERALYYNLSVTFGSDAHVPDRVGDEFNLVQQHLKEIGFKEWVYFDDKKRISVQLGSKA
- a CDS encoding AimR family lysis-lysogeny pheromone receptor, which encodes MDDNNQDILEYLSSADDIKQTIISLNPATALARTALEYVINNNMTDVLDHLIENLSASENEESQIWAEVYRIDREVVKGQLSLIEATSTLTYIQTNSKEINALRKVLQLYNYYDLKSFEMISSMSELVRAEIEHLEDGYMKNSLLTRFGLIMQSVYVHLNQLELSRNYGNFICKNEVNELAIGIAFKNLGNSFIQSNLDFAVAAFNKSKEVFKKLGHHVELTNAQSSLNFAYCFWNRPEKYSRTSPYSALEEKQGYAFYLIKTKNFEEAKKLLDEVKPKITNNFQLGFHYYYRGILENNEDRFYESVTHFKKAGDYYYRNLPLIELKKLGVNNAVLDALRV
- a CDS encoding acyl-CoA thioesterase produces the protein MFHKIIEPRVSETDGAGHINNTTIPIWFESGRDEIFRLFTPDLSFSNWRCVIIKMNVDYVSQIYYGRPVTVHTWIARVGNSSFEVYEEIHQDGIVCAKGNSTYVNFNFETQKPEPIPNEIKKTLSEHLYEVKE